A DNA window from Methanosarcinales archaeon contains the following coding sequences:
- the queC gene encoding 7-cyano-7-deazaguanine synthase QueC, producing MTGAIALISSGLDSTVAFKKAFDTFDQVICITFDYGQRAAPREIENATAICKKYKCEHHVIQLPWYRTFSGSLTGTENLPEPSMPDLDDLEKCLDTARSVWVPARNMVFLSIASSFAEAHNYGHIVVGFDAEEGVTFPDNTPEFIHLFDKVLEYGTMNHPTIFAPLVDLDKEDIVRLGLEIQAPMEYSWSCYTSDPVPCGVCESCMRRKRAFSRAGTSDPLLARLGKS from the coding sequence ATGACAGGTGCAATAGCATTAATATCCTCAGGTCTGGACTCCACGGTAGCATTCAAGAAGGCGTTTGATACTTTTGATCAGGTGATCTGCATTACCTTTGACTACGGCCAGCGGGCCGCACCAAGAGAAATTGAAAATGCCACAGCCATCTGCAAAAAATACAAATGTGAGCACCATGTGATCCAATTGCCCTGGTATAGAACCTTCAGTGGGAGCCTGACCGGTACTGAAAACCTGCCTGAACCTTCAATGCCAGACCTGGACGATCTGGAAAAGTGCCTGGATACTGCCCGCAGTGTTTGGGTCCCGGCCCGCAACATGGTTTTTTTATCAATCGCCTCCTCCTTTGCAGAAGCACACAATTACGGGCATATCGTAGTGGGATTTGATGCTGAGGAAGGTGTCACCTTCCCTGATAATACTCCTGAATTCATACATCTGTTTGACAAAGTTTTGGAATACGGCACCATGAACCATCCTACAATTTTTGCGCCCCTTGTTGATCTTGATAAAGAGGATATTGTAAGATTGGGACTTGAAATTCAGGCACCCATGGAATATTCCTGGTCATGTTATACCTCTGATCCAGTTCCATGCGGGGTATGCGAATCCTGTATGAGACGAAAACGCGCATTTTCAAGGGCTGGAACATCTGACCCCCTCCTGGCAAGACTGGGCAAATCTTAA
- a CDS encoding GTP-binding protein, with the protein MSLDEEIKDIEDEIRKTSYNKATSHHIGRLKAKLARLKEDVQKRASSKGGGDGYSVKKSGDATVVLVGYPSVGKSTILNRLTDAKSAVAAYEFTTLDVIPGTLLHNHATIQILDVPGLVKGAASGRGRGKEVISVVRNADLVAFIIDVFNTNHLVTLEKELYDAGIRINTRRPDARVLRKFRGGVNINSTVELEFDESIIISILREYKIHNAEVLIREPIDIDEFIDALLGNRKYINAITIINKMDLVDDKFKSDIRTTFPDAFLISANEDENLDTLKDAIFEELDFIRIYMKPQGEPADMDEPMIVQNGVNVGDICDKIHRDFRRRFRYAQVWGKSAKHEGQRAGLEHTLMDDDILTIITQK; encoded by the coding sequence ATGAGCCTGGACGAAGAAATCAAAGATATTGAGGATGAGATCCGCAAAACTTCTTACAATAAAGCCACATCCCACCATATTGGCAGACTGAAAGCCAAACTTGCCAGATTAAAAGAAGATGTACAAAAAAGGGCTAGCTCCAAAGGTGGAGGCGACGGCTACTCTGTCAAGAAATCCGGGGATGCCACTGTTGTACTTGTGGGTTACCCATCAGTGGGTAAATCCACGATATTGAACAGATTAACAGATGCCAAGTCTGCGGTAGCAGCCTACGAATTTACCACGCTTGATGTAATACCTGGAACGCTTCTGCACAACCATGCCACCATCCAGATACTGGACGTGCCCGGATTGGTAAAGGGGGCAGCTTCAGGTCGGGGCAGGGGAAAAGAGGTCATATCTGTGGTCAGAAACGCAGACCTTGTGGCATTTATAATAGATGTATTCAATACCAACCACCTGGTTACCCTTGAGAAAGAACTATATGATGCTGGTATCAGGATCAATACCAGAAGACCTGATGCCAGAGTTCTAAGAAAATTCCGGGGCGGGGTCAATATTAATTCTACTGTTGAACTGGAATTTGATGAGAGTATTATAATCTCCATACTTAGAGAATATAAGATCCATAATGCTGAAGTGCTCATCCGGGAACCTATCGACATTGACGAGTTCATTGATGCACTGCTGGGCAACAGGAAATATATCAATGCCATAACAATCATCAATAAGATGGATCTGGTGGATGATAAATTCAAGTCAGATATCAGAACCACGTTTCCGGATGCGTTCTTGATCTCAGCTAATGAGGATGAGAATCTGGATACGTTGAAGGATGCCATTTTTGAAGAGCTCGATTTCATCCGTATTTATATGAAACCCCAAGGTGAGCCAGCTGATATGGATGAGCCTATGATAGTACAAAACGGTGTAAATGTGGGTGATATCTGTGATAAAATACACCGGGATTTCAGGCGCAGGTTCAGGTATGCCC